The genomic segment acaatcaataaaaaatCATCTCTAATtatgtataattcatatataatcTTAAAAGTTATtaactaaaagaaataaagaaatccAAAAATAAGAATTAAGAAGACAAacgaatcaaaatcaaaataagaactAAGAATTCTTTAATAATAGAATTTCTTACCAATATTAAATGAGCAAAATTTTAGGTGATTTCAAAATAATATACGTGCAATGCTACGGTGGGCGTAGGTGGTGGAGAAAATATCCAAAAATGGTGTCTTCTGTCCCTCCATCTTCTATTTGTGTGtgtcctttcttctttttcttccaaaaataaaagattcatCTCCCTTTCTTGAGAGGATTCTCCTTTAAGAGACGTTAGAAGAGATCAATAAAATTGTATGGAAAAAGTGACTTTTTTTTCTGTGACTTTATATTATAATAATTTAAAGTAGTCCTAAATTTTcgtataaaatttaaataagaaaatatttaataatcaaattttaatgattttttaagttttaattattagaAAAACTattaaatgactattttatCTATTGTagagtgaattttttttttgtgattttatatTATAATAATTTAAAGTAGTCCTAAATTTTAGGTATAaaatttaataaggaaagatttaataatcaaattttaatgatttttaaagttttagttattagaaaaattattaaataactattttatttattgtagagtcttttaatgaatGACAAAAAGTTcaataaaacattttcaaggTCGCTTTAATATAAGATAGATTAGTATTTTTAttgggtcatttaggttccggaTTCACTTAATAGAGATGAGATGATAAAATCGAAACCACCCATTTCTTGTGGGGACAAAAACGTAATCCAACTTCCTACGGAAAAACAAGAGCGATGCTTCCTTTGCTGATGATCAACAGAAATGGCTCTAGTCTTACCTTCACTTTCTGCTTCTTACCCTAATAAAGTCTCAGGTACTCCAAATATTCAGCACGCTTATCATTAGTAAGTTAAATAAATTAACTAGCACTATGTTTTTCTGATTATTTTCTTGGTAGGTAAATGGAAAAAATGGAGATACGTTGATTTGTCATTGAATTTGTCTAGTACGGAAAGAAGATTTACAAGAATGTGTGCGTTTGCATGTACAAAGTCAAAGAAGAAAAGAGTGTGGATATGGACAGAGAACAAACAAGTTATGACTGCTGCTGTGGAGAGAGGTTGGAATACTTTCATTTTCCCTTCAAATCGTCAACATCTTCCCCTTGAATGGTCTTGTAAGTTTTTCTTGATCCTTATACTTCCTCCATCTCAATTTAACTgtatcttagtttgactggacacatagttataagaaataaatggaggcttttgaatattgtggtcttaaattaaagatgtttCTAGCACGTTAAAtattgtggtcttaaacttattatgtagaatgttgggtttagaaaacttactaaatatagaaagggacattttttttgggactcactaaatagaaaagtaagacaacaaattgggacggagggagtactttacTTCTTCTGCAGTTgttggtatatttttttttttttctgattccAGCATTTAAACAGTGAATGCACATACACCCattaaagaaaaattgaaaaagtgtgtatgtatttgtttgATGACCTAGCTTTTGTGGGAGCTTAGTttgattttttgtatttttaatttagagTAGGGGCCAAAGGCGGATTTAGGATTTAAACTTTATGGGTTCAACATTTAAGATTTTTAGTCTTGAACCCATTATATTcataggggtcatttggtagggTGTACAAGAATAGCACTGGGTTCAGATGAACCCCGTACCTCAAAGCTTCATCCGCCCCTGAGTAGGGGCTGCTAGATAGCAGATTATACTACCCCTGCCATAGTCACTCCTTTGTTTGTTGTTGTGACTATTTGATGTAGTCAACAAGGTTTAAACTTTCGGGCAATATAGTTCCTATTGGGAGGACCATACCCGGAATTGAAAAACAAGTATCAATTGTCTTTAAATCGGAGACCTGCCTCTGAATCTGAGTATGTATTTGTGAGAATTTCAATATTCGGTGGTATGTGACAAAATTCAGTGTCTGGGCAAGATAATGAGAAACAAGAGGGTTTTTACTGAtttgatatcccatacatgttTTCTTCCTGATTAACTATGAAGACTGAGCATGAATTTCCATTACGCTATCAGAATTGTTAAGTTTTCTACAATATTTGATTGTTCTGCTACATTTCTGGTTGTATCATGTGCAGCAATTGCATTGATAGAACCTCTCTTTATTCAAGAGGGGGGAATATTTGATCATGAGCATCAGAGAGTTGCTGCATTTGCTGAGATTTCTTCCCCCCAGCAGTTAGAACAGTTTCAGATATCAGAGGAACAGGCAGATAAAGTTGTTGTTGATCTACTAGATTGGCAGGTGTTCAATGCGCTTCTCCTTGACAAAGTTATTTGCTGTCAAAAGATTCTTTGCAAACTGTCACTACAATAATGGAAAAACCATTTCTAGATTTGTAACAACAATTTCTAAATGATTTCTTTTCCCAAAAACCAAAACCTTTGGAAGTTGGTTGAATAATCAAGCAATTATGGGTGTGTTTAATATGAacgaaaatgttttcttggaaaatatttttcaggaaaataagtagttttcttacttatttttggGTTTTCGGTAATTAAGGTAAAAATATTGTCTCAAAAGTTATGGAAGGTGGGTGTGGGGGTGGGGTATTATCTAAAAAATATGACCCTTGCATTGCTCCAAGTACATTAAATTCTCCATCTTATATGAGTCCACTTTCAATTGCTGGCTTATGTTTGTTCATTCCATAGGTGATACCTGCTGAAAACATTGTTGCAGCTTTTCAAGGCACTCGGAAAACTGTACTTGCTGTCTCAAAGACACAATCAGAAGCTCAAGTCTTTCTTGAGGTAGTAAACTAGATTGAACTTTTAAGTCACTCAGAAAGTAACGTCTCACACAAAGTAGGGTATTTTAAGGTACTTAAAGAGTGGTGTTTTTCAATTAAAGCACCAAGTTTCACTTCATTTTTTCTGCTTTGCTAGGCCTTGGAACACGGTTTGGGTGGTGTAGTAATGAAAGTTGAGGATGTTGGAGCGATCCTTGAGCTGAAGGTAGTGGCCTTCTAAAAAGGGGATTCTTCCTTGGTGAAGAGTTGGTTTTGATGTCAGTTGTCATTGATAGGGTTATTTTGATAGAAGACACGAAGTGGACAGTCTGTTGAACTTGACGAAAGCCAAAATAACTCATGTTCAAGCGACTGGAATGGGTGACCGTGTCTGTGTGGATATCTGCAGCCTCATGCGACCTGGTGAAGGTCTTCTGGTTTGCTCCTACTGTCCTCGCTATTTCTGTTTGTCTATAATTTGCAGATAGTCttagtaggtgtttggccatagatttcaaatatttttcactttatttggaatttatgaagttgaagatggagttgtgtttggttatactttttgcaaaggAGATAGAGggcactttatttggaatttatgaagatggagttggagcaatttttcaaatttggaaTCCAACTCCAAGTTGGATTTGGAAATTCTATAGTCAAACGTTGATTTCGAAATAAAGTGCAAAATTACTCTGGAAAAGAAGTGAACAgctctcatggccaaacggctcTTTAGTTTTtggcatttcaatttcattcttACTGCATAACTTTGTCCCTTAGGTTGGATCCTTTGCAAGAGGGCTTTTCCTTGTTCACTCAGAATGCTTGGAGTCAAATTATATTTCTAGCAGGCCTTTTCGAGTTAATGCGGTGCGTCATGCTAGGACTATTATTGAAAGGATAACTTGACGGTGAAAGTATAATTTTTCAATGTTTCGTTAGCATTTCTGGTGATTTGTGAAATAGTTATCTCCATCAACTAGGTAGGCGTTTGGCAATAGATTCCAAATATTATTCACTTTggaatttataaacttggagttgaagatggagtgtgttggttatactttttgcaaaggAGAAAATAAAGTACTTTAGTTGGAATTTATGAAGGAGTTGGAGAACAAGTTTGGAGCACTTTTCCAAATTTGGAATCCAACTCCAAGTTGGATTTGTAAATTTTATAACCAAATactgattttgaaataaaatgaaaaattattccagaaaaaagtgaa from the Lycium ferocissimum isolate CSIRO_LF1 chromosome 11, AGI_CSIRO_Lferr_CH_V1, whole genome shotgun sequence genome contains:
- the LOC132036405 gene encoding uncharacterized protein LOC132036405 isoform X1, which gives rise to MALVLPSLSASYPNKVSGKWKKWRYVDLSLNLSSTERRFTRMCAFACTKSKKKRVWIWTENKQVMTAAVERGWNTFIFPSNRQHLPLEWSSIALIEPLFIQEGGIFDHEHQRVAAFAEISSPQQLEQFQISEEQADKVVVDLLDWQVIPAENIVAAFQGTRKTVLAVSKTQSEAQVFLEALEHGLGGVVMKVEDVGAILELKGYFDRRHEVDSLLNLTKAKITHVQATGMGDRVCVDICSLMRPGEGLLVGSFARGLFLVHSECLESNYISSRPFRVNAGPVHAYVAVPGGKTSYLSELKSGKEVIVVDQKGMQRTAIVGRVKVETRPLILVEAKVESENESYSILLQNAETVGLVSPLHGEGHQRTTIPVTSLKVGDEVLLLKQGGARHTGIEIKEFIVEK
- the LOC132036405 gene encoding uncharacterized protein LOC132036405 isoform X3 gives rise to the protein MALVLPSLSASYPNKVSGKWKKWRYVDLSLNLSSTERRFTRMCAFACTKSKKKRVWIWTENKQVMTAAVERGWNTFIFPSNRQHLPLEWSSIALIEPLFIQEGGIFDHEHQRVAAFAEISSPQQLEQFQISEEQADKVVVDLLDWQVIPAENIVAAFQGTRKTVLAVSKTQSEAQVFLEALEHGLGGVVMKVEDVGAILELKGYFDRRHEVDSLLNLTKAKITHVQATGMGDRVCVDICSLMRPGEGLLQGPVHAYVAVPGGKTSYLSELKSGKEVIVVDQKGMQRTAIVGRVKVETRPLILVEAKVESENESYSILLQNAETVGLVSPLHGEGHQRTTIPVTSLKVGDEVLLLKQGGARHTGIEIKEFIVEK
- the LOC132036405 gene encoding uncharacterized protein LOC132036405 isoform X4, whose protein sequence is MALVLPSLSASYPNKVSGKWKKWRYVDLSLNLSSTERRFTRMCAFACTKSKKKRVWIWTENKQVMTAAVERGWNTFIFPSNRQHLPLEWSSIALIEPLFIQEGGIFDHEHQRVAAFAEISSPQQLEQFQISEEQADKVVVDLLDWQVIPAENIVAAFQGTRKTVLAVSKTQSEAQVFLEALEHGLGGVVMKVEDVGAILELKGYFDRRHEVDSLLNLTKAKITHVQATGMGDRVCVDICSLMRPGEGLLGPVHAYVAVPGGKTSYLSELKSGKEVIVVDQKGMQRTAIVGRVKVETRPLILVEAKVESENESYSILLQNAETVGLVSPLHGEGHQRTTIPVTSLKVGDEVLLLKQGGARHTGIEIKEFIVEK
- the LOC132036405 gene encoding uncharacterized protein LOC132036405 isoform X2 — protein: MALVLPSLSASYPNKVSGKWRYVDLSLNLSSTERRFTRMCAFACTKSKKKRVWIWTENKQVMTAAVERGWNTFIFPSNRQHLPLEWSSIALIEPLFIQEGGIFDHEHQRVAAFAEISSPQQLEQFQISEEQADKVVVDLLDWQVIPAENIVAAFQGTRKTVLAVSKTQSEAQVFLEALEHGLGGVVMKVEDVGAILELKGYFDRRHEVDSLLNLTKAKITHVQATGMGDRVCVDICSLMRPGEGLLVGSFARGLFLVHSECLESNYISSRPFRVNAGPVHAYVAVPGGKTSYLSELKSGKEVIVVDQKGMQRTAIVGRVKVETRPLILVEAKVESENESYSILLQNAETVGLVSPLHGEGHQRTTIPVTSLKVGDEVLLLKQGGARHTGIEIKEFIVEK